In the Ptychodera flava strain L36383 chromosome 1, AS_Pfla_20210202, whole genome shotgun sequence genome, TAAAGTAAAcggctgtatatatatatatatatatatatatatatatatataatatatatatatatatatacccctccccccccctctactcttctctctctctctctctccctctctctctctctctctctctctctctctctctctctctctctctctctctctctctctctctctctctctctctccagtttCGCAAGTAAATGAAGAGAATTGACAGTATGCGCAATGCAAAACAACATAATGGAATAGAATTCCTGACCAGTCGATGAAATCACGGTAGTGCATTTAGCTTTTTAGAAGAAATGTTACAACAACGATCCCCGGCAACGATCACATTTAAAGACTATTCTTGTCCACATTTCAGGAACGACGACAAAATATTCATGACAGAAACaggtaattttcaaaagtcagTACAACCAAAATTTCCTGGCTAACACCCTGTTATACGCCAGACACATTTGTGTTCAAATGGAATACCATTTCACGGTCTATGCATTGCTTCACACTCAACGCTCTAATTCGTTGAGCCTTCACACTCCACGCTCTAATTCGTTGAGCCTACCTTTTATTATGACGTCATTGAACAAAAGGTCATCGACCTGTACTGTAGAGCCAATTTTGCAGAGATGTCGTTTAGTTGTTTCGAGTAAATGACAGCGTTCTGCGTCTGTTAGGACTTACTAACACAACTTCTTTATCTGCTTTCAACGATGACAGTTtctgacaaaaatataaaaaggaAACCAACGATTAACATAGCAAGGTCTGATTTCTTGATAATGAAAAAAActacatatattcatatattcGTATACTTCGTATCAACTATTGCTGTCGCTGTCTGAATCGGTGACCTGACGACAATATCTTATGAACTTTTTATGTAACTCCATCATTACGACTTTTCAGATGATAATCGTTATTGTCACCATTACAGtgcatgatgatgatagtgatagTGTTgattgatgataatgatgatgatgatcatcatcattatcatcatcattatcatcatcattatattGAACCATATatctgcactcgctatcgctgctcaaaatctcgtggtacaCCGTCGCTTGGGATAtagagtgaactggtcaaagtcGTGTTATACCCTTTGCTGAGGTGGTTATTGCTATCATATtataatattaaatttaaattcTGGTGTGAAACGTCAAAAATGGATACTGTTCTCTAGCTGTGAGCTCGTGCCTGTTCCAACCATGTTATGGTGCGAATATAGCACGGTttttttcacgtctcgaccaaatttgcaccatcaatatactgatgtgatataattttatttatcatcTCCGTTTTCTGTTTGACAACATTTGTTCTCCATTGTAATAACACATTGGATCAGCATTATCCACAATATTGTGACACGTGACATTTTCCCTACCTTGCTGAATGGTTTCTTCGGCGGTTTTACACAATCCTTCAGGAACGTGACCTCAACATCCGGGTCAATCTGCCAGAGATGGCCCTTGCCGAGACCCTTGCCCCCTTTCTTGAAGCCCTCGTTGAGGGACAGGTTATGTCGAATTGAGTTCTGTGAAAAAAGAGACAAAGAATAATTTGCCCGATCAGCCCGATGGAGTTCGTTTGCTACTAATCTTTAGCCCTACATCCCCGTGTTCGAGTGCAAAGATCCAACGTTAACTTATAAAGGCAATGGGAATCTACCAAACACATGAAGTGACAAGGTTGATTCTGTAACGTGTTGTATCCGAAGTGCAAAATCATAGGAGCGTATGAACATCTTTAATTTTATACAGATTTCGCCCGCCAATAATAAACAGATTGGCCAGTATGTGATATAATAACTGACGAATAATGTTCGCTTATGAAAAACAGAGAGATGATCAAACCTTCCAGTTTCCACTGTCTTTAGTCTTGAAGTACGGATATGTTCGTCTTCGGATAAAAATAGAGAGATACTATGTTAAATGTAAAACCGTATGCTCTGGTGGAGCGTTGCATAGTAGGGTG is a window encoding:
- the LOC139137211 gene encoding forkhead box protein I2-like → MGLKNFRGKKSQASANMKRPTRSFSSLIYEALKEKGPMNVSEIYNYLQRTYPYFKTKDSGNWKNSIRHNLSLNEGFKKGGKGLGKGHLWQIDPDVEVTFLKDCVKPPKKPFSKKLSSLKADKEVVLVSPNRRRTLSFTRNN